Proteins encoded by one window of Flagellimonas lutaonensis:
- a CDS encoding DUF4296 domain-containing protein, with the protein MIRTFIWVLVILCCCSCAEKVVEKPENLLSEEQMTDILYDLAILQAAKSTNKSILRTNDIDAMRFIYNKHGIDSAQLASSDLYYASLPLKYQAIYENVEARLEMQAKILEKARKEKTDSLRNVTKKRSDSSISAKSIKKIPENQP; encoded by the coding sequence ATGATACGAACATTTATTTGGGTATTGGTTATTTTGTGTTGCTGTTCTTGTGCCGAGAAGGTTGTTGAAAAACCAGAAAACCTTTTAAGCGAGGAGCAAATGACAGATATTTTGTACGATTTGGCCATACTACAGGCCGCCAAATCGACCAATAAGTCCATATTGCGAACCAACGATATCGACGCCATGCGGTTTATTTACAACAAGCATGGTATAGATAGTGCACAGTTGGCCTCGAGCGATCTTTACTACGCTTCGCTTCCACTCAAGTATCAAGCCATTTATGAAAATGTTGAGGCTCGTTTGGAAATGCAGGCCAAGATTCTAGAAAAGGCAAGAAAGGAAAAAACAGATAGCCTTCGGAATGTGACCAAGAAAAGGAGCGATTCTTCCATCTCGGCCAAGTCCATTAAAAAAATTCCGGAAAATCAGCCTTAA
- a CDS encoding dihydroorotase — MARILLKNAKLVNEGSIGEVDVLIVDERIEKVASGIADAHAQIIDLEGDYLLPGAIDDQVHFREPGLTHKGDIASESRAAIAGGITSFMEQPNTIPQTTTIEKLEEKFTIASKNSFANYSFKFGGTNDNLEEIKRLDSKSCSGIKLFLGSSTGNMLVDDEHVIEQIFSNTEMVISAHCEDEGTIRRNLDRYLKKYGEDIPIKYHPLIRSAEACYLSSSRAIELAKKTGARLHVFHISTGAETELFRNDIPLENKKITAEVCIHHLWFSDRDYEKKGTLIKWNPAVKTATDREQLWQALLDDRFDVVATDHAPHTLDEKKNVYTKAPSGGPLVQHALVAMLQCHKVGKISLEKIVEKMCHNPAKLFEIENRGFVREGYFADLVQVSLKEPWSVAKENILYKCGWSPFEGTIFDAQVMRTFVNGHLAYDRGNFSNQKKAKRLTFDR, encoded by the coding sequence ATGGCTAGAATACTTCTAAAAAATGCCAAGCTTGTAAATGAAGGCTCAATAGGCGAAGTAGATGTTCTTATTGTCGATGAGCGTATCGAAAAGGTTGCCAGTGGCATTGCCGATGCCCACGCCCAAATAATTGATTTAGAAGGCGATTATCTGTTGCCTGGGGCGATTGACGACCAAGTGCACTTCCGCGAACCCGGCCTTACGCACAAAGGCGATATCGCAAGCGAGAGCAGGGCGGCCATTGCTGGGGGTATAACCTCCTTTATGGAGCAGCCCAATACAATCCCTCAGACCACCACCATCGAGAAGCTCGAAGAAAAATTTACGATTGCATCAAAGAATTCGTTCGCGAACTATTCTTTCAAGTTTGGGGGCACCAACGATAACCTTGAAGAAATAAAACGATTAGATTCCAAAAGCTGTTCAGGTATCAAGCTCTTTTTGGGTTCTTCTACCGGAAACATGCTGGTAGACGACGAGCACGTAATCGAGCAGATTTTTTCAAATACAGAGATGGTCATTTCGGCGCATTGTGAAGATGAGGGCACCATACGGCGAAATCTTGACCGGTATCTGAAGAAATACGGAGAGGACATTCCCATTAAATACCATCCGCTGATACGCAGTGCCGAGGCGTGCTACCTATCTTCTTCGCGGGCGATAGAACTGGCAAAAAAGACCGGCGCACGCTTGCATGTTTTCCATATTTCCACTGGGGCGGAAACGGAGTTGTTCAGAAATGATATTCCGTTGGAAAACAAAAAAATCACCGCTGAGGTGTGCATACACCATCTTTGGTTCTCAGACAGGGATTATGAAAAAAAAGGCACCCTTATCAAATGGAACCCGGCGGTGAAAACGGCAACCGATCGCGAGCAACTTTGGCAAGCATTGCTCGATGATCGTTTTGATGTAGTGGCCACCGACCACGCGCCCCATACCTTGGATGAGAAAAAGAATGTCTACACCAAGGCCCCTTCGGGCGGCCCTCTGGTGCAGCACGCCCTTGTGGCCATGTTACAGTGCCATAAAGTGGGAAAGATTTCTTTGGAAAAAATTGTGGAAAAGATGTGCCATAACCCTGCCAAGCTGTTCGAAATAGAAAACAGGGGATTTGTGCGCGAAGGGTATTTTGCCGACCTCGTTCAGGTGAGCCTGAAAGAACCTTGGAGCGTGGCCAAAGAAAACATTTTGTACAAATGCGGTTGGTCGCCCTTCGAGGGCACAATTTTTGATGCCCAAGTAATGCGTACCTTCGTGAATGGCCATTTGGCGTACGACAGAGGAAATTTTTCCAACCAAAAGAAGGCCAAACGATTGACTTTTGACCGATGA